One segment of Macrotis lagotis isolate mMagLag1 chromosome 1, bilby.v1.9.chrom.fasta, whole genome shotgun sequence DNA contains the following:
- the LOC141518765 gene encoding protein cornichon homolog 4-like isoform X1, with product MEAVVFIFSLIDGCALIFLSVYFIITLSDLECDYINARSCCSKLNKWVVPKLTGHTIVPILMLISLHWFIFLLNLPVATWNIYQFIMVPSGNMGVFDPTEIHNQGQLKTHMKEAMIKLGFHLLCFFMYLYSMILALINDLTWKEMLKLGVLHYSEQLRSQK from the coding sequence ATGGAGGCAGTGGTGTTCATCTTCTCGCTCATCGATGGCTGCGCCCTCATCTTCCTTTCTGTCTATTTTATAATTACATTATCTGATTTAGAATGTGATTACATCAATGCTAGGTCTTGTTGCTCAAAATTAAACAAGTGGGTGGTCCCAAAATTGACTGGCCACACTATTGTTCCCATATTAATGCTTATTTCATTGCACTGGTTCATCTTTCTCCTCAACTTGCCTGTTGCTACCTGGAATATATATCAATTCATTATGGTGCCAAGTGGGAACATGGGAGTGTTTGATCCTACTGAGATACACAACCAAGGGCAGTTGAAGACACACATGAAGGAAGCCATGATCAAGCTTGGTtttcatttgctttgttttttcatgTACCTTTATAGTATGATTCTGGCTTTGATAAATGACTTAACCTGGAAGGAGATGCTGAAGTTGGGAGTCCTACACTACAGTGAACAGTTGAGGAGCCAGAAATGA
- the LOC141518765 gene encoding protein cornichon homolog 4-like isoform X2, translating to MEAVVFIFSLIDGCALIFLSVYFIITLSDLECDYINARSCCSKLNKWVVPKLTGHTIVPILMLISLHWFIFLLNLPVATWNIYQFIMVPNTQPRAVEDTHEGSHDQAWFSFALFFHVPL from the exons ATGGAGGCAGTGGTGTTCATCTTCTCGCTCATCGATGGCTGCGCCCTCATCTTCCTTTCTGTCTATTTTATAATTACATTATCTGATTTAGAATGTGATTACATCAATGCTAGGTCTTGTTGCTCAAAATTAAACAAGTGGGTGGTCCCAAAATTGACTGGCCACACTATTGTTCCCATATTAATGCTTATTTCATTGCACTGGTTCATCTTTCTCCTCAACTTGCCTGTTGCTACCTGGAATATATATCAATTCATTATGGTGCCAA ATACACAACCAAGGGCAGTTGAAGACACACATGAAGGAAGCCATGATCAAGCTTGGTtttcatttgctttgttttttcatgTACCTTTATAG